Part of the Echeneis naucrates chromosome 1, fEcheNa1.1, whole genome shotgun sequence genome, AGCGGTTTTGGAAATGAAGCTTCCTTGATTTTTTACCAGTTTTAACGAGAGTTGGTAGAACCAATAAAAGAGGAGCCAGTTAACCATCGGAAGATTATTAACTTTTGTGTCCCTCACAGCGCTGATCATACAGTAATGTACTTTATGGAATATGCCATCGTGCAAATGCCAACACATACTTCTGTGTGCACATAAGAGGCTCCTTTCCACGCACCAATCAACCTGAAGGTGTCTGACAGCTGAAGCTGCACAATGGGCAAAAGCAAACAGCTAACCCGCTGCATCCATCTCAGCGTGCAGTCTGCCCTTCACTCTGCTTTTCATAGCGATGTGTGGCCTCAGCCAAAAGTGAATCTGATATATTTTCCGCTCTATTTTTAGGGAGCTGATGTAGTGGGACGAACTGCAGCGAGCACGGATGCCGCAAACGATAGCCCACAGCGGGTTTATTTGAACAATAGCCCGAAGCTTTGGGGCCGAAAATCTGTGTAACCTGCTCCTCCGGCTGCCTGTCACACCCCTCCCACTCCATGCCTGCACACCAGCTGCGGTAGATCATTTACTTGGCTCTCAAACACTTCGCCATACGTGATTTATGCCTGGAGAGTGATGTCGCCGGGCTTTAAGTAAGACTACACAACCTGCCATGAACGTGCACATTTCTGCTAATCACGCCAAAGCTGCAGGGTGTTTAGCGGACGCACTTTAAGTGCCTGCAAACCGCGGCTGCCTGCCGTGGCAGCAGCAGCCGACTGTAAACTGTGTGGATGCTGCTAGCTCAGCGCCGAGTCAGCCAACTAATGTCTGTGCAAGCACACACTACAACCGACTTTGCTAAcgtccattaaaaacacaaattacacGGCGACTGAAAGCGCCAAAGCTTTCTGGACAGTTGAGGTTAGTTGGCTAACAAGCTAGCCGGCTAgcaaaatcaaaacagcagcataaacaaacagcacaccTGTGACAACAAGACATTTGAGATTGTATTTACCGTATGGTTGACACCCCACATTAAAACGCTGAGAATGGGCTCGCTTGCACGGAataatttcactttctgtcctataaaatgcttctttttcgTCTTGGTTTTGCTAGCGCTGACAGGCGCTGCGCTGGTGCAGTTGGATGACATGTCTCAGGCTGGGGATCGGGGGGTACGCAAGACGGCGCTTATGTTCAGAGCCtccacagacaacaacaacaacaacaacaacaaaaacaaaaaaacgggAAGTCAAGAGCGTTAAAAATCTATAAGTGCATCGTGCTCGTCTTCCAACTCGCAGCGAGTCTCTGGGTAGGATAACTGTCTCGTCGGGAGTCAGCGGTAGAGCATTTTGCGCCGTCACCACCCTTCCTCCTCCCGAGCAGGCCGCGGCGGAGTCCACAGAGCAGCTAGCCGGCCATCAGGCTACAGCGCAGCCtcctgctgggaaaaaaataaataaaaaaacacagccCGAAGCGGTGAACATTTGCCGGccagctcctcttctcttccaCACAAGGTCCGGGAACTGAAAGCTGAAGTGATGCCGTTTCACTTGGAAGTGAGTAATTCCATCATGATGCGCCTGAGATTGTTGTCGGCCCCCCACCAACACCGTCCGGTGTGTCCTCAAGATGGCGTCTGTGCTGCACTTCACAGCCAACGGCGCCGCCGACGGGCCGCCGGGAGGACTGCAGGGTTTCCCCACGCTGAACCCGGGACCACTGTCTCCTCACACACGGGTCAAGTAGGGTGGATGCCAGTGTAATTAAACTTTGGGAACTTAAAGGCACAGTAGAAAGATTTTAGGGAGTGAAATAGAACCTCTTTAACCGGTGTCAGGCTCTTACTATAAAGCCGCTGAAAATAAATCCTCTTTTTGCGTTTTATGcttcacacaaaagaaaaatagatcCGTACTCTGCAGTGAAGTGATCACATTTCAGAAACTGTTGTTTTGAGACCTTGTAACATAAAAAacggcaaaacaaaacaacaacaacaacgaaaagGATTACTTGATGTCCAGGTTGTAAATATCCTGTCAGTGTAAAGTCCTCCGTTTGTGAAGACTTTAAATCAGCTCGTCTGTTAGCCATGAGTACAGTAGATGGTCTTCATGGAGCAGCCAATCTACTCTGTATCATCTTCTATCCTGTTCGTGCAAAAATGGCAagattttgtgatattttatatCTGAATTTTAAATACCAGCATAAAAGTGTAAATGCCGTTTTAAAAAAACGAAAATATTTCCAGTCCTGAAATTATGTATAGGGTCGAAAAAACTGAAATACGTCTGTACAAAACATTGgcttcattaaaaaagaaaagacaaaagagagcaCCCACCTGGCCAGAAAAATACCCAACTTCTCAGAAAAAATAGGTCATGATCTGAGTGTCCCCAGACTAACTGCAGCCGTGTGTGCTTCATTCTGAGACTTTACAGAGCCATCTATTAAAAATACAAGAGGCTGGGCTCTTTCCAATGTTTCCAGATAAGGTGTGAGTACTTGTAAAACAAATAAGCACTACTGAGCATGTGCAATGGTACCACACATCATTTGATCCTATCTTTAGATAGACACATGATGATATTAAGACATTTTCTGGATTACGTTGATATTGATATcaataaattacaataaaaaagcAAAGCTATTTACAAACTTTCTCATTTGATTGTAATCTGGATTCATGAAAGAACAAACATTTGAGGTAATTAAAGTATGatggttttcttgttttatgttCCActactttttattattgtaatagATAAAGtcaatttggaaatgaaatcaaaacatcAACTTTAAAGGAGCCTTTCACAGATTTTGTGCATAAAGCTGAAGTTATAGTTAGTTCTATCTTGGtctacataaaataaaaaacaaacaaaaacaaaaacaaaaaaaaaaaacaaccaaacatcaaccaaaaaagaaaagaaacccaaaaagaACATAGACACTACACAATAACAAGAAAACTACAACAAAAGCAAGCTTCTGACCTGTTGAACTGGAGCATGGCCAACTTGGGTGGGATTTTATGCATCACACTGCCATTTAGCTCCCAAGTTAAATGTTATGTAGTTTAAGAAAGATGAATGCTGTGGAATTGCATTATGGGAAGTCCAGGAAGCTCCTGTTGCTTTAAATGTGACAATTTCTTTCTCCACCTATCACTTGTGAGTCCCCCTGTTTTATGGGAGTGCCCCATTGAACACATTCATAAATATAATTGTTAATATTATGGTTTACTTGATTTTCTTTtaggctgatttatttttataggcAGAATTAAAGGCTTTGTCATATTTCTAAACCTAAGTTATGTGACAACACAATTTCAATATGGTATTCAAAATGTAAACTTTCAACACTGTACTCTAACTCCTCAGCAGTCTCAGTCTGTCGGTTTTATGACCTCCCCATCACGTTTGACAATTTTTGTGCAGTCCTCACAGGATGTAAGATGAAAGCTTTATTGATCTGATACTACCCCTAATATTTAACCTTGGGAACATGTCGCCTCatactttttttacttttcccctCATATTGCTCCCCTTTTTAGTGCCAGTTCAGcttttttaatcacaattgAATGAGATGTTCGAAACATGATACTGCttcatattttgttgttatatttggataaatattaatttgatatataacaataaatacaaaccaACCATATATTGCTCTAGATTGTAGCTTTCTACATTGTAGCTCTCTGAAATTAACTGCCAGGCATTTGATCATATATAACTTCCCCTCCATCTATTCAAAACGTTTCTGTCCatatacatttcttttaattttttttttatgtagctcTTCAATTTGAGTTGTTGCTTTAGTTACAGTTTCTAATTAGTTAGATTTGAGTAGTGCATTACtattgaaaaaaaatgacacagagGGGCACATAGATTTCCTTACTGAATTTCACGTGTTTGTGGGACAGCCCTCAGCTCGGGCCCGGGACATGAGGCCTGCAGGGCCTCCCACTCTGATGCAGATAAAAATCACCCTCAGCCACTCTCACACGAGCAGAGGGCGCGACAGAGCCGCCTCACTGACTGACACAGATCAATCAAACAAAGCTGGTATCGTCAACCCAACAAAGAGAAACGGGAGCTTCGTTCCCGAGCAGGATGGATGCGTGTGTAAAAAGTCGGCGGGGCCTGCAGAGACCCTGAGGATCCCTGTGTGCCCCGTGAACGAGGCGACAAAATAATATCACGTGATCCAAAATGGGCAGTCCTCTGACGGAGCtgaaaaaagccattttctgGCGCTGCTGCAAATTCTGTTCAAGTCCAAATAATTTACCTGGATCCTCGTTGGGAGGAGAGGGGAACTTTTATGTCTAATCAGGTAGGACCGATGCATCGGTGACCGCTCTTTATCCGGCACATCGCGCCGCTGTTTGCTGAGGCGCACTCAAAGTGAACGGTGTCACATTTTGAGTCTCTCTTGTTCGCCTCCTGATACAGCCCTGTCAGTGAATTTAAGATGGCTGCTTTGTGTACTAGTGTGATTTTCTGTGGCCGTGCAGCCCCTCGGTGCTGCTGTTTGCCCTGGATGTGTGCGGTCGAGCCGCTCGGTCGGACGGCGGAGCTCCGGAGAAATGGAAACGCTCTTTGTTGCTCCGCCGCTCGAGGAGCAGAGCTGATGCACAAGATGAGGCCACACAGGGGCGATTCAATAGCCGACTGTTGTGTACCAGCACACAGACTGCGTTTAGCTGCACGGCTCTTATTTCCAACACGCTGTCTGCGGCTGCAGCGTGTCATTGGAGTTGTGTTTGTTGGCCATCAGCTTCTCTTTGTTGTGGTTTCACAACCTGCTGTCCCAAGGACGAGCTGCTGCAGACATTGTCTGAGGGCAGCTCTGTGGCAGCCACTCATTCACCCTATGGGAGACAACTACTAAGTCCCAACAAGCATTACCCACATTTACCTCGGCTGCTTTGCCCCACCAAGCTCTGATATTGTTCTGTGCTTCCTCTGCAGATCTGTACAGATGGATAAAATGCAGCCCAACCGGATTAAAATCACAGATCTGAACCCTCACCTCACATGCCCACTGTGCGCTGGTTACTTAGTTGATGCTACAACCATTGTAGAGTGCCTGCACTCCTGTAAGTTTCCCACACACAAAGCATCACATTACATGATGCATGCCTCTTGTCTCTGTTCAGTGATAGTATAGTGGCACATTAGCATTGATGTGCACCTTGAGTAGAGCTGCACATGTTGTAGCTGTGGCTGAGTGTGATGTCTCACACTTTaatgttacatttaatttgaactCGGGCCTAGAAGAAGtcacaatgaaaaatgtcatgCGAGTGAAACAGAATTTAAGTTTGTGGTGACGCTGTGTATAAGCTGTTAATGcaactttgttattatttggcgGAGGCCGGTGGCACGCAGACTAGATTATATTAAAAGGTCTTCAGTAAATCTCTCAACAGTCAGATTCAAAATGTAACAAAGGCactaatgtattattttaatacACACTGCTCATGATGCTGAATCTGCTGAGGTGCTCATTAACACTGATGATTACACAGAGCAGTGTCCCACCATCTGTCTGTGCCCTTTCTCTTGCTGTAGTTTGTAAAACCTGCATTGTTGCCTTCTTGGAGACAAATAAGTTCTGTCCTCGATGTGATGTCCAGGTTCACAAGACGTGTCCACAGCTCAGTATCAGGTAACCAAAACTAGTCTACATCAGGCGTctttgaaaaatgaatgcaCTTATTATTAATTCGTAATAatgattctttctttctttctatctttttcCCAAGAGCTGACAAAACTCTACAAGACATTGTTTATAAGCTTGTTCCAGGGTTATTCAAAGGTAAAGCCAATGATCTAATAACTAGCTCTAGTCATTGTCTTCTCTTGTAGGTTTCCATttaaaggttttgtttgttttgttttgttttttttcccctgaaactAGATGAAATGAAACGGAGGCGGGACTTCTACGCAGAGAATCGTGTATTGGAACCAGGGGAAGTGGTGGAGACGTTTAACATAGCAGAAGATGAAATCATCAGTCTGTCCATACAGTTCTACGAGAGGAACAAGTGAGTAATTAATTTCTCATCCGCATAATCAGTAAGAATCATTGTCGTTTCTTATTTGGCTCTGTTTAGCGAAAAAGTATCTGCTATGACAGGTTTGAAAACGAGGGAAGGAAATAATCTGGTCATGCATGAAGTGaaggacaaaagagaaataCTTAGATATGCATGTAGGAGTCACAGGAAGAAGACCTGAGTATGagacaaattaattttttttatatttctctgcaGAAACAATGAGAGGCAGCGTTCAGAGATGGAAGGTGACAAGGTAAAACCTGATTTCAGTTGAGAGGCGAAGTTGGGTACACACAGCACACGTTTTCTGGTCCTCACATTCGTgtccccctctcttcccccgTTTGTTGTTCCCAGTCCAATGGTAAACGCTTCTTGCAGTGCCCAGCAGCCATGTCCGTCATGCACTTAGCAAAGTTCCTCAGGAGCAAGATGGATATTCCCAACAACTATCGGGTAAATGGACGCAACACACCTAACAATTGTTTGCTCTGTTAATTCAACTGCAGTTTCCAAATCAAAGTTGTtcatatagtgccaaatcataagtGTTATATCAGTGCATTTTACATTATACAGCAGGTGTAGATCAAACTCTTTCTAGAATTATTTAAACACACCCTACAAAGGAAAAACCTCAGGTACAGTTATATAAAgtacattttgtaaaattaCTTTTCACTCCAACAAAACTCATCATAACCACAAACATTGCCACACAGATGGGTCATGCTCGGTTGCTTGCATTTATGAGGTATTAAAAGAGCTCCAACAGCCAGTTTTCTCATATGTGAACCTCTAACTGACACTGAAAGGGACCCAGTCACACAGTATGTGCTCTTATGGAGGGATGTTGCTtcaaaatgagaggaaaaaaaaaaaaagttacactgGGCAGTTGCTGACTGCCTGACAAATACATAAAGTCTTGTATAGTTGTCGTCATATTATTCCACATTAATTTACATGTGTCATAGCAGAAAAGGGAATGAATATGACTCGGAAGCGTCCACGTATCATTGATTATATATTGATAGCAGTTCTGCTAAACTTGTTACCAGAGTTTGTATGCACTTCTCATGGTTAACGAGTAAAACCAGATAGAAACAAACAGTACAACTCTCATTTTCCATTATCTTGATTGACTGGATTAGAGTCAGTATGGGACATTACCGATACGTGGTGGATACTTCACATTTCCTCTGGAGATATAATCGCTGGCAGAAATGACCAATATCCCACAATTAGGGCattgatgtgaatgttttttccAGTCAGATGTTTGCAATTATGTAATATGTGAATATGGTGGTGGGCCAGCATGTACAAAACAGGGGCCCCTGGAAGTTGTTCACATAAATGGAATGCAGCCTTCATTTGAGACACAAGCTACTTTTCCCGTCAACATGTCTGCTGTAGAAAGGGGCCTTAAAAATATCACGCACCTTGGAGAGGTGAATTTACAATCAACTCTGTTGTTCTAAGCTTACTAAATAactttatttctgaaaaattaTGAATTTGTGTTTAAGTTTGAGGAAAATTTGAACAGAAATCCCAAATGATTAAGCTTCaggtttaaataaaacatataacacactaacacaaaaatGTAGACCCGTGTTACAGAAGCTAGCTTTGCTGTCAACttcttattatttaaaaactatGACATGAATTTATTGCCAGATTGACACTAGCAAGAAGCTTCACATTAATCTGACATAGAAATGTTAACAGTATTTCTACTGTGTATATAGAAGGAGAGGCCAGATATTGTATGTACTTTAATTCCAACAAATAATTTATTatcagttatacaaaatataAGTGGGTTAAAAACATTGTCATGCTGCATTCAGGTTATGgctataaattatttattgttataaATGGGAAGGATTAGTATGTTTACGACTTGTGAGTTATGTCaagacagtttgttgttgttgtgaaaaatatttaaggggAGAAATGCTGATGTTAAGACATTTGGCTCCAGTTTGTCtacctccatccatccatccattatctataccacTTCTATGTCAGGACCATGAGTTTTGGCTCGTCTCCACATTATACAAGTCCTTGATTAAACCCCCACAAAGATGACGTTATTCTgttatttcaattcaaatttcTATTGGTAGCAAAATGTTCAGACATTTCGAACTGCCAAACAGTAACATTACAGGGCTGAACTGATGTAATCTCTCAACATATTGCTGCTTcagtttaaatatatttgtgtaaaCGTCAATGATCAGAATTGGCATTTGAGTTCACTGGGATGTGTAAAGTGACGGGTACAAGGCCCAAGTTAGGATGCCATGCTCACCTCATTCATGAGGAGAGATTTAAACAAGagaataactttttttattgtaacatGGCTTTtgaatgtgtgactgtgtgctgcaggtggaggtgtTGTATGGGGATGAGCCCCTGAAGGACTACTACACACTAATGGATATTGCCTACTTCTATGAGTGGAGAAGGGTGAGTGATAGCTTTCACCTTCCTTGAGCATGTTGACATCTTTTTAAACATCGTAGCAGGCAGCCATCGTGCTTATGTCTGGAGTTGGACTTGTAACATCTTTCCAACGAATTCACACTCCCTCTTTGTTGCCAATCCTTTGGTAAAAGAAACAACTGTGATAAATTGACTGGAGCAAATAAGAAGATAAGGCCGGTGACATAAGATTTCCCAATTTGATTCCATGTATGAATGAGATTGTTCAAGACCTAATGGTATGAATGGTTTCTCTAACCCGGTGcattatcaaaatattaatgTATTCTTCAGGAATGAACCTGAAAGCCCTTTTTGTTTAATGTAGCAGCAGTTTAGACAGACTATAAGAAATCATAACTAATGTACAAcagtgcacacatacacatacagtgtACTGACAGGTACAGAAAACTTCTTCTCCCATGTGTTTCCTCTTGCACATCTTGCATAGGGATTTATTTTCATCCAACACTTCACTGTTGTAGTAGTTTACACCTTTAGACCTGCACCTTCAGTGGAGCTGTGTCTGCCATTGGACGATTCTTGAGTTAAACAACGTTGGCTCTGTTGGAAAAACTGTATTaaagaaaattattcaaaatcaGTGAGAGGAGCATCACAACTCAAAATTCAGACATGGTTTTAAAAAGAGGATTTTAAAGATGTGCATACAAATGACTTAGACTCAATTAAACACAAATGCCACAATAAGCCTCAAATGCTTGCCAGTTTGTTGTCTGCGAACTGTGATTAGTATATATTGAAATGGCATAGAAACTCTTcacaaaataactcaaaaaataTAGATAGCAAGGATATTAGAGATGCTGAAGGACATGTGTGTACAAACAATTATTTACTTTGAGTTGTTAGATAGCTGTGTAAAAATTGCAGCTCCATGAAGATGGCTGTTAAGTTTCATCaaaattttgtgtttatttcccattttgtattttactgtatCTAACTTGTCTCCCTAAAGACAGGATGTGTTAGCATGGCCAAAAGAATACGAGAGGTCACTTTCTGTGATACCAATTCAAAGAAATTAGATcaaagctgtttgtttcttttgttcaaCTTTTCAATCTGTGAATTTGTTTCAGTCTAGCTTGTACTGCTGTTTTATTATAAAATGTGTGTTCCTCTGTGCAGACTGGACCCATCCCCTTGCAGTATCTAGTCAAACCCACCCGGAAGCGCAGGCGGCCGTCCCAGTCTGCTGCTCAGGGCCACTCTGATGGTGTCAACACCAGTCCAACTTCAGAGAGCGACTCCCAGAGCGACAAAGTCCAcagtcctgctgcagctcagccgCCCCGGTCCTCATCGCAGTCCAGCCCTGCTTCCCACAACCCCTCCCCCGCCATCCAAAGCTCCAATGGTACAACTGTGCCCAACAACACTCAGCGACACACTCTCGCCTCCAAACAGAACGCCAACGCTCGCAAGGTGACTGTCAATGGGACGAGCTCTGGGGCCGGTAAAGAGGAGGCGAGGGCAGGCGACAAAAGTGGTTTGCCACCGGCAACCTAACGTGTGTGCTGGGCAACTGGGAGGACAGTGTTTGAATTGCTCCCTTCTATCGTTCATCAGAGCAAAAAGAGCTTGAGTTATTCTTCTGGACAAACGGGGGCCAGATTACTGTTATCACCCTTCAGCAGGAATGGTGCAGCCAAATAGACACtcgtatgtatgtgtgtgtgtgtgtctgtgtgtgtgtgtgtgtgagtgtgtgtgtgtgtgtgtgtgtgtgtttgtgtgttagacTAGAAcgatgcacacatacaaactgtacagtatgtatcaaatgtgagcatgtgtgcatACATATGTATAAACTTATCTTTTATACAAGATATTGTAATCGTTTTGTATTGTATATGCAGTGGGTCTGTTTCATTTCCATagcttttaaaacatttggcCTCCATACATCTTAAGAGAATATGCTGGGAGGCATTGCAGTGGACATCACTGCAGAAGTTGGATgtaaagaagaataagaaaaaaaaaaaaaaagagctaatcCTTGCCTTTGAACAGTCATGTTAATAACTGCTGTATAAATGTCCAGTAAAAGCAACCGTTCATCAGGTAACATACGAACCTTACAGAAACTGTTGATGCACTTTGTCAAGGTCAGATC contains:
- the LOC115046261 gene encoding polycomb group RING finger protein 2, which produces MDKMQPNRIKITDLNPHLTCPLCAGYLVDATTIVECLHSFCKTCIVAFLETNKFCPRCDVQVHKTCPQLSIRADKTLQDIVYKLVPGLFKDEMKRRRDFYAENRVLEPGEVVETFNIAEDEIISLSIQFYERNKNNERQRSEMEGDKSNGKRFLQCPAAMSVMHLAKFLRSKMDIPNNYRVEVLYGDEPLKDYYTLMDIAYFYEWRRTGPIPLQYLVKPTRKRRRPSQSAAQGHSDGVNTSPTSESDSQSDKVHSPAAAQPPRSSSQSSPASHNPSPAIQSSNGTTVPNNTQRHTLASKQNANARKVTVNGTSSGAGKEEARAGDKSGLPPAT